A window from Nitrospira sp. ND1 encodes these proteins:
- a CDS encoding thiamine pyrophosphate-dependent enzyme, translating to MSKERIKISPDLYDIMPSDYQDLVSSATYGKEDRGWKDIGTSKELIEQHSLCAGCPESMAFRYILASLPNPEDTVMVGSTGCTSLVFPMVAVHNIHSLFGNQNAIASGLKRALSVRFPDRIKDVVVLAGDGATVDIGLDMTLQAWFRQEKFTTICFDNELYANTGGQESGLMQKGFVAKMAPVGKLFDKVRLPEIARESGCHYVVNCTVSKPSLVEKVVRNAVLIAREIGPTYLQLYTPCILEIGKNSMEGLQEMRDSEKPTERFAFKEYISEPAKQLLAERDAKAKEKKAAAKQLVS from the coding sequence ATGAGCAAAGAACGCATCAAGATTTCGCCAGATCTGTATGACATCATGCCGTCGGATTACCAGGACCTGGTCAGCAGCGCCACGTACGGCAAGGAAGATCGGGGATGGAAGGACATCGGCACCTCCAAGGAATTGATCGAGCAGCATTCACTGTGTGCCGGATGTCCTGAATCCATGGCGTTTCGATATATTTTGGCGTCGCTTCCCAACCCCGAAGACACGGTCATGGTCGGCTCGACCGGCTGTACGAGTCTTGTGTTTCCGATGGTGGCCGTCCACAACATTCATTCCCTGTTCGGCAACCAGAATGCCATCGCGTCGGGGCTCAAGCGTGCGTTGAGCGTCCGCTTTCCTGATCGTATTAAGGATGTGGTGGTGCTGGCGGGAGATGGCGCGACGGTGGACATCGGTCTGGACATGACGCTGCAGGCCTGGTTCCGGCAGGAAAAATTCACGACGATCTGCTTCGACAACGAACTCTACGCCAATACCGGCGGGCAGGAGAGCGGTCTCATGCAGAAGGGGTTCGTTGCCAAAATGGCGCCCGTCGGAAAACTTTTCGATAAAGTACGTTTGCCTGAAATTGCCCGGGAGTCCGGCTGTCACTACGTCGTCAACTGTACGGTGAGCAAACCGTCGCTGGTTGAAAAGGTCGTCCGCAACGCGGTTCTGATCGCACGGGAAATCGGCCCGACCTATCTTCAGCTCTATACGCCCTGCATTCTGGAAATCGGCAAGAACAGCATGGAGGGTCTGCAGGAAATGCGGGACTCCGAGAAGCCTACTGAACGGTTTGCCTTCAAGGAATATATCAGCGAGCCGGCGAAACAGCTTCTGGCGGAGCGTGATGCCAAGGCCAAAGAAAAGAAAGCCGCTGCAAAGCAACTGGTTTCGTAA
- a CDS encoding transketolase C-terminal domain-containing protein, with amino-acid sequence MEPTSVIGTKNKKGQVFTDPRIMMREAPRTPSFYTGSEVIKEAIRRASIDVMIAYPITPQSEAAALIGELFAEGYIGDYFRGESEFAVMSQCAGAAFGGARVFTTTAGPGTMRAMENFPMWAGARLPIQCIVTCRGINSPLSIQPDTIEISYLMQTGMLVWHAETAQDFYDWILMGYMVSEEPEVHLPLALCCDGFFVTHTKDVVDLTPTDMCLPPYDPYRSPVPCMDMECPPVRMMRDPFIMKSNYISYATHASWQQEVWAAAERSRKHTIAWLNGLIETEDVDADVLIVTSGTAVSQGREAIRLLADEGIRVGLVKIKTLRPWPEEEIKEATKHATHIIVPEFNVIGWMAKEIKATIPRSERVIAGPRVCGGMTMPPEIIVEEIKRALGVRSGTLAGRG; translated from the coding sequence ATGGAACCCACATCCGTCATTGGAACAAAGAATAAAAAAGGCCAGGTCTTCACCGACCCCCGCATCATGATGCGGGAGGCGCCTCGTACGCCATCGTTTTATACCGGCAGCGAAGTCATTAAGGAAGCCATCCGGCGCGCCAGTATCGACGTGATGATCGCCTATCCGATCACGCCACAAAGCGAGGCCGCTGCGTTGATCGGCGAGCTGTTTGCCGAGGGGTATATCGGAGACTATTTCCGCGGGGAAAGTGAATTTGCCGTCATGTCGCAATGTGCAGGGGCCGCCTTCGGTGGGGCTCGTGTCTTCACGACGACGGCCGGTCCCGGAACCATGCGGGCGATGGAAAACTTCCCCATGTGGGCGGGTGCCCGCTTGCCGATCCAATGCATCGTAACCTGTCGCGGGATCAATTCCCCGCTGTCGATTCAACCGGACACCATCGAGATCTCTTATCTGATGCAGACAGGCATGCTCGTCTGGCATGCGGAGACGGCACAGGACTTCTATGATTGGATTCTTATGGGCTATATGGTGTCGGAGGAGCCCGAGGTGCATTTACCATTGGCGCTCTGTTGCGATGGGTTCTTTGTGACGCATACCAAAGACGTCGTCGATCTGACCCCGACAGATATGTGCCTGCCGCCCTATGACCCGTATCGCTCGCCGGTGCCCTGCATGGATATGGAATGTCCGCCTGTCCGGATGATGCGTGATCCGTTCATCATGAAAAGCAACTACATCAGTTATGCCACGCACGCGAGCTGGCAGCAGGAAGTCTGGGCTGCCGCAGAACGGTCGCGGAAGCACACGATCGCCTGGTTGAACGGGCTGATCGAAACCGAAGACGTTGACGCCGATGTGCTCATTGTCACATCCGGTACCGCGGTATCTCAGGGGCGGGAAGCCATTCGTCTCCTGGCGGATGAAGGTATTCGCGTGGGACTCGTCAAGATCAAAACGCTCCGGCCCTGGCCGGAAGAGGAAATTAAGGAAGCCACCAAGCACGCCACGCACATCATCGTTCCGGAATTCAATGTCATCGGCTGGATGGCGAAAGAGATCAAGGCCACCATTCCAAGAAGTGAGCGTGTCATCGCCGGTCCGCGAGTGTGTGGCGGGATGACCATGCCGCCGGAGATCATCGTGGAAGAGATTAAGCGTGCGCTTGGCGTGCGTTCTGGCACGCTCGCCGGTCGCGGGTGA
- the erpA gene encoding iron-sulfur cluster insertion protein ErpA: MITITATAEEKIRELMLEEKDTLGLRVYVKGGGCHGYQYGMAFESKMSDDDTVIEKGDVKVIMDSQSAPLLSGCEVDYVDSVQGSGFAIKNPQAKTTCGCGSSFSA; encoded by the coding sequence ATGATTACCATCACGGCAACGGCTGAAGAGAAAATTCGCGAGTTGATGCTGGAAGAAAAAGATACGCTCGGGCTGCGTGTATATGTAAAAGGCGGGGGCTGCCACGGCTATCAATATGGAATGGCATTCGAGTCGAAGATGAGCGACGACGATACGGTGATTGAAAAGGGTGATGTGAAAGTGATCATGGATTCGCAAAGCGCTCCGCTGTTGAGCGGCTGCGAAGTCGATTATGTTGACAGCGTGCAGGGCTCGGGCTTTGCGATCAAGAATCCACAAGCCAAGACGACCTGCGGATGCGGTAGCTCATTCAGTGCCTAA
- a CDS encoding phycobilisome rod-core linker polypeptide, whose protein sequence is MLGISAPCFSEVEAAKEWAPQEVTAILAQSYGQLLMRPMGMEPSSLQKNEADQQRYMVQSGYALQLAKGEKSVKQIVEAIALSSEFNAKWITPHMGTAQTGSAPGVPPVAAPEKAIDSLYCALLGRRVDSVSLASARKDLVSSGFERVIRDVIDGKEYRDRFGDAKVPQVSSEKQAAVGCPQVAL, encoded by the coding sequence GTGCTGGGAATTAGTGCGCCCTGCTTCAGTGAGGTCGAAGCTGCGAAGGAGTGGGCGCCGCAGGAGGTTACGGCAATTCTCGCGCAGTCGTACGGGCAGCTGCTCATGCGACCGATGGGGATGGAGCCAAGTTCGCTTCAGAAGAACGAGGCGGACCAACAACGGTATATGGTGCAGTCCGGCTATGCGTTGCAGTTGGCAAAAGGGGAGAAAAGTGTGAAGCAGATTGTTGAGGCGATCGCCCTATCATCGGAGTTTAACGCCAAGTGGATAACGCCCCACATGGGAACTGCGCAGACCGGATCGGCCCCGGGAGTACCGCCCGTGGCGGCCCCGGAAAAGGCCATCGATAGCCTGTACTGTGCGTTGTTAGGCCGGCGTGTAGATAGTGTGTCGTTGGCCAGCGCTCGCAAGGATTTGGTGAGTTCCGGCTTTGAACGGGTGATCCGTGACGTGATCGACGGGAAGGAATACCGAGACCGGTTCGGTGACGCCAAAGTGCCTCAGGTGAGCAGTGAGAAGCAGGCGGCAGTCGGTTGCCCGCAAGTGGCTCTGTAA
- a CDS encoding phospholipid-binding protein MlaC: protein MALVAAISLLMGIVQATAAWSEQGPTEAVKGTVSELLSILKELKDPTRSEARRWEIEQVIRHHVHYEDMAKRSLGASWGQLSDVARREYVGLFVQLLRDALANRMVEYSGERISYLSEQRERTFAQVKTRLVGNKVDTFIDFRLVSQDGRWLVYDAVMDGGSLVASYHAQFASIIRDASCAQLMERIKEKTLVVKLFEKSGS from the coding sequence ATGGCCCTCGTAGCAGCCATCAGCCTGCTGATGGGCATCGTGCAGGCCACGGCCGCTTGGTCCGAGCAGGGTCCGACCGAGGCCGTGAAGGGGACCGTCTCCGAGCTGCTCTCTATCCTCAAGGAGCTCAAAGACCCGACTCGATCCGAGGCGCGGCGTTGGGAAATCGAACAGGTCATTCGGCATCATGTGCATTACGAAGACATGGCCAAGCGGTCTCTGGGAGCATCCTGGGGGCAACTGAGTGATGTGGCCCGCCGGGAGTATGTCGGGCTCTTTGTCCAGCTGCTTCGCGATGCGCTTGCGAACCGGATGGTGGAGTATTCCGGTGAACGAATCAGCTATCTCTCAGAACAACGGGAGCGCACGTTCGCGCAGGTCAAAACGCGGCTGGTCGGGAACAAGGTCGACACCTTCATCGACTTTCGTTTGGTCAGTCAGGACGGACGCTGGCTGGTCTACGACGCAGTGATGGACGGAGGGAGCTTGGTCGCGAGCTACCATGCGCAGTTCGCGAGTATCATTCGCGATGCCTCCTGTGCGCAGTTGATGGAGCGAATCAAAGAGAAGACACTGGTCGTGAAATTGTTTGAGAAGAGCGGGTCGTGA
- a CDS encoding helix-hairpin-helix domain-containing protein, producing MRMEHRVRSRSAGRPGVVEERMVAGAGETPAGVGRNMLLDINRAEISRLKSLTGIGEHYAKKIVEGRPYHHREELLTKEILPEYIYGRIMDRLMASQS from the coding sequence ATGCGTATGGAACATCGAGTTCGTTCAAGATCGGCCGGCCGGCCTGGTGTCGTCGAGGAGCGAATGGTGGCAGGGGCGGGTGAGACGCCTGCGGGAGTCGGTCGAAATATGCTTCTCGATATCAATAGGGCTGAGATTTCCCGACTCAAGTCGCTGACCGGAATCGGCGAACATTATGCGAAGAAGATCGTGGAAGGGCGGCCTTACCATCATCGAGAAGAGTTGCTGACCAAGGAGATTTTGCCGGAATACATCTACGGCAGAATCATGGATCGACTGATGGCAAGCCAGTCTTAG
- a CDS encoding carbonic anhydrase, which yields MRIRLGLGLGFSTLVVAGTLLAAEGDLAGLRTPTSIGSAPVAWQYDGDQGPSHWGEIAPTTASCEKGTHQSPINIRTTPHHQSHDGLLVHYTAASGHVVTSHHTIEVDFQSGESLEVLGRTYTLKEFHFHEPSEHQLNGRTYPMEAHLVHRDETGHLVVLAVLMDLGNESASLSAVWDRIPSEKQDEVRDLLINPQDLLPKDLHHYAYDGSLTTPPCTEGVHWIVLKEPTSITSAHIERFVLLIGHNARPVQSLNEREIDEE from the coding sequence ATGAGGATTCGTCTGGGTCTGGGTCTCGGTTTTAGTACTCTAGTTGTAGCAGGTACGTTGTTGGCGGCCGAGGGCGACCTTGCCGGACTGCGGACGCCAACGTCTATTGGATCGGCGCCCGTCGCGTGGCAGTATGATGGCGACCAAGGGCCCTCCCATTGGGGGGAAATCGCTCCCACCACCGCCTCCTGTGAAAAAGGCACTCACCAGTCGCCCATTAATATTCGGACCACTCCCCATCACCAGAGCCATGACGGGCTCTTAGTTCATTACACTGCCGCTTCCGGTCACGTTGTCACTTCTCACCACACCATTGAAGTGGATTTTCAATCAGGCGAGTCGCTTGAAGTCCTTGGACGAACGTATACGCTCAAAGAGTTTCATTTCCACGAGCCCAGCGAACATCAGCTGAACGGCCGCACTTATCCGATGGAGGCGCACCTCGTGCATCGAGATGAGACGGGTCATCTGGTGGTCCTGGCGGTGCTGATGGATTTGGGTAATGAATCGGCCTCTCTGTCAGCCGTGTGGGATCGGATTCCGAGCGAGAAGCAGGATGAGGTGCGGGACTTGCTGATTAACCCGCAGGATCTGCTGCCGAAAGACTTGCACCATTACGCCTATGATGGCTCACTGACCACGCCCCCTTGTACGGAAGGGGTGCACTGGATTGTGCTGAAGGAACCCACCTCCATTACCTCTGCCCATATTGAACGGTTCGTGTTGCTGATTGGCCACAACGCTCGACCGGTTCAATCGTTGAATGAGCGTGAGATTGACGAAGAATAA
- a CDS encoding uracil-DNA glycosylase, producing MLPPIPSSWYQFFTEQINGNNFRALETFLDREAEAGETILPPSQDIFGALEATPYEQVNVLLLGQDPYHTPGMAHGLCFSVRPDVPVLPRSLRNIYRELREDVGCSVPNNGCLEPWARQGVLMLNAVLTVRAHAANSHRGRGWEAVTDRIFAVLNAKPSRVVFLLWGAEAKKKQSLITNAQHVVISCAHPSPLSARKFFGSRCFSQVNRALTEVHLKPIDWQIPDL from the coding sequence ATGCTGCCACCTATTCCATCCAGCTGGTACCAGTTTTTCACGGAACAGATAAATGGCAACAACTTTCGAGCTCTCGAAACGTTTCTCGATCGGGAAGCGGAGGCAGGTGAAACAATCTTGCCTCCCTCGCAGGATATTTTTGGGGCCTTGGAGGCGACGCCATACGAACAGGTCAATGTTCTGCTTCTTGGTCAGGATCCCTACCATACACCAGGAATGGCGCACGGACTCTGTTTTTCGGTACGGCCTGACGTCCCGGTTTTACCCCGCTCGCTCAGAAATATCTATCGTGAACTTCGGGAGGATGTCGGCTGCTCTGTTCCAAACAACGGCTGCCTGGAGCCCTGGGCCAGGCAGGGAGTGCTGATGTTGAATGCCGTTCTGACGGTTCGCGCGCATGCGGCCAATTCACATCGGGGGCGTGGCTGGGAAGCTGTGACTGATCGTATCTTTGCGGTCCTGAATGCAAAACCAAGTCGTGTGGTATTCCTGCTCTGGGGCGCGGAGGCGAAGAAAAAACAATCACTGATCACAAATGCGCAGCATGTGGTGATTTCCTGCGCTCACCCCTCGCCCTTGTCCGCGAGAAAGTTCTTCGGTTCACGGTGTTTCTCGCAGGTCAATCGAGCCCTCACTGAGGTGCACCTTAAACCGATCGATTGGCAGATTCCCGATCTCTGA
- a CDS encoding molybdopterin-dependent oxidoreductase yields MENWLSLKRRNLLKLTGIAAVAGLTGGCDAVGSLFGRMFAMPPRETNYFTENKKFYVVNYSDSPFNVSRELRQDEWRLSVKGEVKKPLSLGWRELLNRNNFEQISTLMCIDTLPGGDSLGNARWRGISLKKLLQEAEIDEETTRDIVFRGADAYDDSIPLTRAMQDDVMLAFLMNGEKLPKEHGFPLRLLVPGLYGIKNVKWIVEIEAYAGDYRGYWQRKGWTDDATIKTFSRIDSPGHYQTLRGPEQRFRGIAFGGPHSISRVEISLDATRTWDSCEIETPMSPYSWVIWNYTWRPSKRGKYQVAVRAIDSKGQPQIAELIRPQPAGSSGLHTIVADVESL; encoded by the coding sequence ATGGAAAATTGGCTCTCGCTGAAACGACGAAATCTCTTAAAGCTCACTGGAATTGCGGCTGTTGCTGGTCTCACCGGCGGCTGCGATGCGGTCGGATCTTTATTCGGTCGCATGTTCGCCATGCCTCCGCGTGAGACAAATTACTTCACAGAAAACAAAAAATTCTACGTGGTGAATTACTCAGACTCCCCTTTTAACGTCTCTCGCGAGCTTCGACAAGACGAATGGCGCCTCTCGGTGAAGGGAGAAGTGAAGAAACCCCTGTCTCTTGGCTGGCGAGAGCTATTAAACCGCAATAACTTCGAGCAGATCTCTACTCTCATGTGCATCGATACATTACCCGGAGGCGATAGCCTCGGGAACGCACGCTGGAGGGGGATTTCCCTCAAGAAACTCCTACAGGAAGCGGAGATCGATGAAGAAACCACACGTGACATTGTCTTCCGCGGAGCGGACGCCTACGACGATAGCATTCCGCTGACGCGCGCCATGCAGGATGATGTGATGCTCGCGTTTCTCATGAACGGCGAGAAGTTACCGAAGGAACACGGCTTTCCGCTGCGCCTATTGGTACCTGGACTCTACGGCATCAAGAATGTGAAATGGATTGTGGAAATCGAGGCCTACGCCGGGGATTATCGAGGTTATTGGCAACGAAAAGGGTGGACCGATGACGCCACCATCAAGACATTTTCACGCATTGACTCCCCCGGACACTACCAGACGCTACGCGGCCCCGAGCAGCGATTCCGCGGAATTGCCTTTGGCGGCCCACACTCCATCAGCCGAGTGGAAATCAGCCTGGATGCCACGAGAACGTGGGATTCCTGCGAGATTGAAACGCCGATGTCGCCCTATTCATGGGTCATTTGGAACTACACTTGGCGCCCCTCGAAACGGGGCAAGTACCAGGTCGCCGTTCGCGCGATCGATAGCAAAGGGCAACCTCAGATCGCCGAACTCATTCGACCGCAGCCGGCCGGATCGAGCGGACTACACACGATTGTTGCGGACGTGGAAAGCCTCTAA
- a CDS encoding mandelate racemase/muconate lactonizing enzyme family protein, with protein sequence MRMRSLTMTSLEIPFRQVFTHASATRAKTEAVLVRAESARGLVGMGEGCPRQYVTGETVASAQEFFRSHRAEWMTCSSMDDLQTWGTAHADLIDRNPAAWCAVETACLDLLGKELEQPIEVVLGGTPLSGPFRYSAVLGGEKFSSFEKQLRQYLAAGFIDFKLKVMGDLDADRERVAALTAAGTPGLRVRLDANNRWHRVDEACEYIQSLQGSFTALEEPLRVGDYEGCRALSRHCGVPIILDESFVNVGQFPLIEGEPSLWILNIRVSKMGGLLRACTVAARAKAAGIPIVVGAQVGETSILTRVALVVADRYRDILIAQEGAVGTHLLEYDLCEPPLMFGRGGCLAGTVFYGRSGLGLSFAR encoded by the coding sequence ATGCGCATGCGTAGCTTGACCATGACATCCTTAGAGATCCCCTTCCGGCAGGTCTTTACGCATGCCTCGGCTACACGAGCCAAGACCGAGGCGGTGCTGGTTCGCGCAGAGTCTGCTCGTGGCTTGGTGGGGATGGGAGAAGGTTGTCCGCGGCAGTACGTAACGGGCGAAACCGTGGCTAGTGCCCAGGAGTTTTTCCGCAGCCACCGGGCCGAATGGATGACATGTTCATCGATGGATGATCTGCAGACGTGGGGAACCGCGCATGCTGATCTGATCGACCGCAATCCGGCGGCCTGGTGCGCGGTTGAAACGGCCTGCCTGGATTTATTGGGAAAAGAGCTGGAACAGCCGATTGAAGTGGTGCTTGGCGGCACGCCGTTGTCCGGGCCATTTCGGTACTCGGCGGTACTAGGCGGGGAAAAGTTTTCCTCGTTCGAGAAACAGCTGCGACAGTATCTTGCCGCAGGGTTTATCGATTTCAAGCTCAAGGTCATGGGCGATCTGGATGCCGATCGTGAGCGTGTAGCGGCGCTCACGGCTGCGGGCACACCAGGCCTTCGCGTGCGGCTTGATGCCAACAATCGCTGGCACCGCGTGGATGAAGCCTGCGAGTATATTCAGAGCTTACAGGGCTCATTTACCGCTCTGGAAGAGCCGCTGCGGGTCGGCGATTACGAGGGGTGTCGGGCACTCTCCCGGCACTGTGGCGTGCCGATTATTCTGGACGAGAGTTTTGTGAATGTGGGTCAATTTCCGTTGATTGAAGGCGAGCCTTCCTTGTGGATTCTAAATATTCGCGTCTCCAAGATGGGCGGTCTGCTAAGAGCATGCACGGTCGCCGCGCGTGCGAAGGCGGCAGGTATTCCGATCGTTGTTGGCGCGCAAGTAGGGGAGACTAGCATCCTCACCAGAGTAGCGCTGGTTGTGGCGGACCGGTACCGCGACATCCTGATCGCGCAGGAGGGGGCAGTGGGGACGCATTTGCTTGAATATGATCTGTGCGAGCCGCCGCTTATGTTCGGCAGAGGCGGCTGTCTTGCGGGTACCGTCTTTTACGGCCGCTCTGGTCTTGGATTGTCGTTTGCGCGGTAA
- a CDS encoding GH3 auxin-responsive promoter family protein, whose amino-acid sequence MLRFLHDPALSLSLTLTKYRDWNPFIAHTHCPELAQQAALRDILARQAGTAFGRKHRFGSLRRYEEFASEVPVCTYEDLRPAIEVQEKSREPLLTSGQPILFAQTSGTTGVPKNIPILPQTVEAIRRYQGLCAYAQWQGVPAIYQGRVLVISGQTIEGHLPGGTPFGSMSGLMFDCLPAAIRRKSILRGGESAASDYRQRYFNIAVRALADSSLSVLATPNPSTILKLLEVIRGEYALLLEALSGETRGGCLPPFEKLPISSTRLSQLRVFIGQEEALDCATLWPNLRAVVTWTGGNCAVLIPKLGSLLSPQTRIIEMGYLSSECLGTVNVDVLNNRCVPTLADNLFEFVEVGDEASDVELVLLQQLQAGRKYTVIVTTRNGLYRYAMNDIIEVTGYFNRTPTIRFVQKGKGVTNITGEKLYEHQVTEAVGQVLIARGLSSEFFVMLADVENSRYTLCLEHASSLGDLGILVEERLSSMNIEFKAKRASGRLQPIHVLQLRPGTGDVYRQHCVSKGQREAQFKLIRLQYAHDSTFDFERHGEVMT is encoded by the coding sequence ATGTTGAGATTTCTCCATGATCCTGCCTTGTCGCTCTCACTGACCCTTACGAAGTATCGCGATTGGAATCCGTTTATTGCCCATACCCATTGCCCGGAGCTGGCTCAGCAGGCTGCGCTTCGGGATATTCTGGCGCGACAAGCCGGCACGGCCTTTGGGCGCAAGCATCGGTTCGGGTCCTTGCGCAGGTACGAGGAGTTTGCCAGCGAGGTGCCGGTGTGTACGTACGAAGACCTGCGGCCTGCCATTGAGGTGCAGGAAAAGAGCAGGGAGCCGCTTCTTACCTCCGGCCAGCCCATCCTCTTTGCGCAAACTAGCGGGACGACGGGAGTGCCGAAGAACATCCCGATCCTCCCGCAAACGGTCGAAGCGATACGCCGTTATCAGGGCCTGTGTGCCTATGCGCAATGGCAGGGAGTGCCGGCCATCTACCAAGGTCGCGTGCTGGTGATCAGCGGGCAAACCATCGAGGGCCACTTGCCTGGCGGCACCCCGTTCGGATCGATGTCGGGCTTGATGTTCGATTGTTTGCCAGCCGCCATTCGGAGAAAAAGCATACTTCGGGGCGGCGAATCCGCAGCGTCGGATTATCGGCAGCGCTATTTCAATATCGCAGTCCGAGCGCTGGCGGATTCCTCTCTTTCAGTGCTGGCCACACCTAATCCGTCGACGATTCTGAAATTGCTGGAGGTGATTCGCGGGGAGTATGCGCTACTGCTGGAGGCGTTGTCCGGCGAGACGCGAGGGGGTTGTCTGCCGCCATTTGAGAAGCTTCCAATCAGTTCAACGAGATTGTCACAGCTTCGGGTGTTCATCGGGCAAGAGGAGGCCCTGGATTGTGCGACGCTCTGGCCGAACTTGCGGGCCGTGGTGACGTGGACTGGTGGAAATTGTGCGGTACTGATACCCAAACTAGGGTCGCTGTTGTCGCCACAGACCAGGATTATTGAAATGGGCTATCTCTCGAGCGAATGTTTGGGGACGGTGAATGTGGACGTGCTCAACAACCGATGTGTGCCGACCCTAGCGGATAATTTGTTTGAGTTTGTGGAGGTTGGAGACGAAGCATCAGATGTTGAGCTGGTCCTGCTCCAGCAGCTGCAGGCGGGCCGGAAATACACCGTGATTGTGACAACCAGGAACGGTCTGTACCGGTATGCGATGAACGATATCATTGAAGTGACGGGGTACTTCAATCGGACGCCCACGATCCGCTTTGTCCAAAAAGGGAAGGGTGTGACCAATATCACGGGGGAAAAGCTCTATGAACATCAGGTCACCGAGGCCGTGGGGCAGGTTCTGATCGCGCGTGGGCTGAGCTCGGAATTTTTTGTCATGTTGGCCGACGTCGAGAATTCTCGCTACACCCTGTGTCTAGAACATGCCTCGTCACTGGGTGATCTGGGAATCCTCGTGGAGGAGCGGCTCTCGTCGATGAATATCGAATTCAAGGCCAAGCGTGCAAGTGGGCGGCTGCAGCCGATTCACGTCCTCCAGTTGCGTCCTGGAACCGGGGATGTCTATCGGCAACATTGCGTCAGCAAGGGGCAGCGCGAGGCGCAGTTCAAGCTCATTCGCCTCCAATACGCCCATGATTCCACCTTCGATTTTGAGCGGCATGGGGAGGTGATGACGTGA
- a CDS encoding sterol desaturase family protein: MILLLRYGAYPSILLACVIGNLVLFHMGTGVLPATYLPVTLGTLLIMALEATLPYRSDWRPSRVEVVQDSTFLALVHIILPKALAAASVFVIFDVLHGRGWGMSVWWPHDWPVPTQTMLMVLIVDGLRYWLHRLSHEWEPLWRVHAVHHAPQRLYTLNVGRFHPIDKGLQFVFDALPFLALGVQEDVLGLYFVWYAVNGFFQHSNADVRLGWLNYVVSGPELHRWHHSMQKEESNHNYGNHLIVWDVVFGSRYLPADGSVGALGLVNRQYPRGFLDQMAAPFTPGLDKQTV, from the coding sequence GTGATCCTTCTGCTTCGATATGGGGCCTATCCCTCAATCTTGCTGGCCTGCGTAATCGGCAATCTTGTGCTGTTTCACATGGGCACGGGGGTGCTGCCGGCGACCTATCTACCGGTCACGCTCGGGACGTTGCTGATCATGGCGCTGGAGGCGACGTTGCCCTATCGATCTGACTGGCGGCCGTCGCGGGTTGAGGTCGTTCAGGATTCGACCTTTCTGGCACTCGTGCATATCATCCTGCCGAAGGCCTTGGCGGCGGCGTCGGTGTTTGTAATCTTTGATGTTCTCCACGGACGGGGCTGGGGTATGTCTGTGTGGTGGCCGCATGACTGGCCGGTTCCGACGCAGACGATGTTGATGGTGCTGATCGTCGATGGCCTGCGCTATTGGCTGCATCGGCTCAGCCATGAGTGGGAGCCTCTCTGGCGCGTTCACGCGGTGCATCATGCGCCGCAGCGGCTCTATACGCTCAACGTGGGACGATTTCATCCCATCGACAAGGGCCTCCAATTTGTCTTTGATGCGCTGCCGTTCCTCGCGCTTGGCGTCCAGGAAGACGTGTTGGGCCTGTACTTCGTGTGGTACGCCGTGAACGGGTTCTTTCAGCATTCCAACGCGGATGTGCGGCTGGGATGGCTGAATTATGTGGTCAGTGGACCGGAACTGCATCGATGGCATCATTCCATGCAGAAGGAGGAGTCGAATCACAATTACGGCAATCATTTGATTGTCTGGGATGTTGTGTTCGGGTCCCGTTACCTGCCAGCTGACGGGTCGGTGGGTGCGCTAGGCTTGGTGAATCGGCAGTACCCTCGTGGTTTTCTAGATCAAATGGCTGCGCCATTTACCCCCGGCCTTGATAAGCAGACAGTGTGA
- a CDS encoding DUF302 domain-containing protein, translated as MNTCDRIIVGLCGVLLGLLVRMSPAHADDTLVTKQSHYTVAETIDRIARAVTDKGMLLFARINHADEARKVGLEMPPTELLLFGNPRGGTALMLAAPTVAIDLPMKALAWQDQVGRVWLTYNAPALLPVRHGLAAELAARLDPVGTLLERAVE; from the coding sequence ATGAACACTTGTGATCGGATCATCGTCGGTCTGTGTGGCGTCCTGCTGGGGCTCTTAGTCCGTATGTCCCCAGCTCATGCCGACGACACGCTTGTGACAAAGCAAAGTCACTATACGGTTGCTGAGACGATCGATCGGATCGCACGGGCCGTCACCGACAAGGGAATGCTTCTCTTCGCTCGCATCAATCATGCGGACGAGGCGCGGAAGGTCGGGTTGGAAATGCCCCCTACGGAATTACTGCTCTTTGGTAATCCCAGAGGCGGCACGGCGCTCATGCTGGCGGCTCCCACGGTGGCCATCGATTTGCCGATGAAGGCCTTGGCATGGCAAGACCAGGTCGGCCGAGTATGGCTCACGTACAATGCTCCTGCGCTTTTGCCGGTGCGGCACGGATTAGCGGCAGAGTTGGCGGCCAGACTCGATCCGGTTGGGACCCTGCTGGAGCGGGCGGTGGAGTAG